A single Mesomycoplasma ovipneumoniae DNA region contains:
- a CDS encoding F0F1 ATP synthase subunit delta, with product MHPQVKNIYGYSESLLEISISEKKVDQFINDSFYIIDLVSANPSLISILTSHFISKSEKYTLIEKIFESKIDTYMINFLKVICKNNLFSHYNQILIKFIKLANAHLGQSWGQIQSAFPLSPSEIAKFEDLISQKLNKKIVLRPKVNPKLISGIKISIDNHIFEHSLSSQLRSLKQKLIKNI from the coding sequence ATGCACCCACAGGTAAAAAATATTTATGGATATTCTGAGTCGCTCTTAGAAATTTCAATATCTGAAAAAAAAGTAGATCAATTTATAAATGATAGTTTTTATATAATTGATTTAGTTAGCGCCAATCCTTCTTTAATTTCGATTTTGACGTCACATTTTATTTCAAAAAGTGAAAAATATACTTTGATAGAAAAAATTTTTGAATCAAAAATTGACACTTATATGATAAATTTTCTTAAAGTAATATGCAAAAACAATCTTTTTTCACATTATAATCAAATTTTAATTAAATTTATAAAGCTTGCAAATGCTCATTTAGGCCAAAGTTGGGGTCAAATTCAAAGCGCATTTCCACTGTCACCATCAGAAATTGCTAAATTTGAAGACTTAATTTCCCAAAAACTGAACAAAAAAATAGTTTTACGACCAAAAGTAAATCCAAAATTAATTTCTGGAATCAAAATAAGCATTGATAACCATATTTTTGAACATTCACTCTCATCACAGTTGCGCTCGCTCAAGCAGAAACTTATAAAAAATATATAA
- a CDS encoding glycine--tRNA ligase yields the protein MAKFENYQFFINYLKNLGFIFPSSQIYGGLANSYDYGHLGVLLAKNIENFWADFFINKHLNAFFIDTKILLNPKVWQASGHLENFSDLLVENKINKKRYRVDHLFEDIFPNLIFEKLNQQEIQQYLAKIENYDGSKTDWSIPKNFNLLFQTEQGVVENEKTTLYLRPETAQGIFINFKSLLRFTKNTLPLRIAQVGKSFRNEISPGNFIFRTREFTQLEQEIFVRPEEADEIFHSEIEKVQLFLTKLGFSPDSIRISNHQPEKLAHYAKATTDFEYFFNFGWGELIGISNRGNFDLKNHMAKSGENLEFVDSATGQKILPYIIEPSIGLDRLMLAILEQNFVHDIEKDRYFLKFPFILSPYKVAVLPLLKKFSPQAEEIWKTLVSHGVAATFSNTGTIGKRYYYQDSIGTFFCITVDEEGIQNQSVTIRFRDTCEQKRIKITEIIQFIEENSSNE from the coding sequence ATGGCCAAATTTGAAAACTACCAATTTTTTATTAATTATCTAAAGAATTTAGGATTTATTTTTCCTAGTTCCCAAATTTATGGAGGTTTAGCAAATTCTTATGATTATGGCCACCTTGGTGTTCTTTTAGCTAAAAATATTGAAAATTTTTGGGCTGATTTTTTCATAAATAAACATCTTAATGCCTTTTTTATTGACACAAAAATTCTGCTAAACCCAAAAGTTTGACAGGCCTCAGGTCATCTTGAAAATTTTAGCGACTTACTAGTTGAAAATAAAATTAATAAAAAACGTTATCGTGTTGACCATTTGTTTGAAGATATTTTTCCAAATTTAATTTTTGAAAAATTAAATCAACAAGAAATTCAGCAATATTTGGCTAAAATTGAAAATTATGATGGATCAAAAACCGACTGATCTATTCCTAAAAATTTCAATCTTTTATTCCAAACCGAACAAGGTGTTGTTGAAAATGAAAAAACAACATTGTATTTGCGACCTGAAACAGCTCAAGGAATTTTTATAAATTTTAAATCACTTTTAAGATTTACTAAAAACACCTTGCCTCTTCGAATTGCTCAAGTCGGAAAATCTTTTCGAAACGAAATTTCACCTGGAAATTTCATCTTTAGGACCCGCGAATTTACTCAACTAGAACAGGAAATTTTTGTCAGACCTGAAGAAGCCGATGAAATTTTTCACTCTGAAATAGAAAAAGTTCAACTTTTTTTAACCAAATTAGGTTTTTCGCCCGATTCAATCCGAATTAGCAACCATCAACCAGAAAAATTAGCCCATTATGCAAAAGCAACCACTGATTTTGAATATTTTTTTAATTTTGGCTGAGGTGAACTAATTGGAATTTCCAACCGTGGAAATTTTGATCTTAAAAATCATATGGCTAAAAGTGGCGAAAATCTTGAGTTTGTCGATTCTGCAACCGGTCAAAAAATTTTACCGTATATAATCGAACCATCGATTGGCTTAGACAGACTTATGTTAGCGATTTTAGAACAAAATTTTGTTCATGACATCGAAAAAGACCGTTATTTTCTTAAATTTCCTTTCATTTTAAGTCCATATAAAGTTGCGGTTTTACCGCTTTTAAAGAAATTTTCACCGCAAGCAGAAGAAATATGAAAAACGCTTGTGAGCCACGGAGTTGCTGCAACTTTTTCAAACACAGGAACTATTGGCAAAAGATATTATTATCAAGATTCAATCGGAACTTTTTTTTGCATTACAGTCGATGAAGAGGGAATTCAAAATCAAAGTGTAACAATCAGATTTCGCGATACTTGTGAACAAAAAAGAATAAAAATCACCGAAATTATCCAATTTATAGAGGAAAATTCTTCAAATGAATAA
- the ffh gene encoding signal recognition particle protein yields the protein MLDFLTNRIQSSLKKIQKSVTINEQDLAEIIREIRLALLEADVNLLVVKNFIAQVKNQVLTNGLTSKLNPQQEFLKILHQNLVSVLGVSAKPINFAKNPTTIMLVGLQGSGKTTTTAKLAVYARQKNFSKKILLVACDTYRPAAIDQLKQLGKQVSIDVFYIEKTPVEIAKDALIYSRNNNYDLVIFDTAGRLSINSELMTELVEIKKAVKPDQILFVLDALSGQDIINVAETFHKEINLTGSIITKLDSNARAGAALSITHLLKIPILFIGSGEKISALELFHPNRIADRILGMGDVMSLIEQAEENIDKQTVKKLSHRMFSGQFNLDDLLNSLAQIQKIGKFSKIIKMIPGLSGKINASQIDEVEQKMKLYKILISSMTYEERKKPKLLKNPSRRNRIIRGSGRTGAEFNRLINEFESMSKKMSEFSTKNINFDSFFK from the coding sequence ATGTTAGATTTTTTGACCAATAGAATTCAGTCATCTTTAAAAAAAATTCAAAAATCTGTGACCATTAATGAGCAAGATTTAGCAGAAATTATTCGTGAAATTCGTCTTGCTTTACTTGAGGCTGACGTTAATTTATTAGTTGTCAAAAACTTTATTGCTCAGGTAAAAAATCAGGTTTTAACAAACGGGTTGACTTCCAAACTCAATCCCCAACAAGAATTTTTGAAAATTTTACACCAAAATTTAGTTTCAGTTCTTGGAGTTAGTGCAAAACCTATTAATTTTGCTAAAAATCCAACAACAATAATGCTAGTTGGTCTTCAAGGTTCAGGAAAAACTACAACTACGGCAAAACTCGCAGTTTATGCTCGTCAAAAAAATTTTTCAAAAAAAATTTTACTAGTAGCATGTGATACTTACCGTCCTGCGGCGATTGATCAATTGAAACAATTAGGAAAACAAGTTTCAATTGATGTTTTTTATATCGAAAAAACTCCTGTTGAAATCGCAAAAGATGCCCTAATTTATAGCAGAAATAACAATTATGACCTTGTTATTTTTGACACCGCCGGTCGTCTTTCAATTAATTCTGAATTGATGACTGAGTTAGTTGAAATTAAAAAAGCTGTAAAACCTGATCAAATTCTTTTTGTTCTTGATGCTCTTTCTGGTCAAGATATAATAAATGTGGCCGAAACTTTTCATAAAGAAATTAATTTAACCGGGTCAATTATTACAAAATTAGACTCAAATGCACGTGCAGGAGCGGCTCTTTCAATTACACATTTGCTTAAAATTCCGATTTTATTTATTGGTTCAGGTGAAAAAATTTCTGCATTAGAACTGTTTCACCCCAACAGAATCGCTGATCGAATTTTAGGTATGGGCGATGTGATGTCACTTATAGAACAGGCCGAAGAAAATATTGACAAACAAACCGTTAAAAAATTGTCTCATCGTATGTTTTCTGGTCAATTTAATTTAGATGACCTCCTAAATAGTCTTGCTCAAATTCAAAAAATTGGAAAATTTTCGAAAATAATAAAAATGATTCCTGGATTATCGGGCAAAATTAACGCAAGTCAGATTGATGAAGTTGAGCAAAAAATGAAACTTTATAAAATTTTAATCTCATCAATGACTTATGAAGAACGCAAAAAACCAAAACTTTTAAAAAATCCATCTCGCAGGAATCGAATTATTCGCGGTTCAGGTCGAACAGGTGCTGAATTTAACCGTTTAATTAATGAGTTTGAATCAATGTCCAAAAAAATGTCTGAATTTTCAACAAAAAATATTAATTTTGATTCATTTTTTAAATAA
- the atpD gene encoding F0F1 ATP synthase subunit beta: MKKQINIGHIVQIFGPVIDVQFPNEHMPAILSALEVEVDNQKIVFEVAQHLGEGIVRAIAMSMTYNLSKGLEVKDTGSQISVPVGNQVLSRMFNVLGNPIDSGPALDSVEKKPIHSAAPTYLEQKAVSEILVTGIKVIDLLIPFVKGGKIGLFGGAGVGKTVLVQELINNIATKHGGLSVFAGVGERSREGNDLYFEMKASGVLDKTALVFGQMNEPPGARMRVALSALTMAEHFRDQDNQDVLLFIDNIFRFTQAGSEVSTLLGRIPSTVGYQPTLSTEMGQLQERITSTIRGSITSVQAVYVPADDITDPAPATTFSHLDAKTVLDRGIAALGIYPAVDPLASSSRALDPSIVGKQHYEVAKKVVQILQRFKELQDIIAILGVDELSESDKQVVARARRIRNFLSQPFFVAQKFSGIEGQFIKIEDTVNNFSELLSGKFDNVPEEAFLYVGTINQALEKAKKMGWSENN, translated from the coding sequence ATGAAAAAACAGATTAATATAGGTCATATAGTTCAAATTTTTGGTCCTGTTATTGATGTTCAATTTCCAAACGAGCATATGCCTGCAATTCTTTCAGCCCTTGAAGTTGAAGTTGACAATCAAAAAATCGTTTTTGAAGTTGCCCAACATTTAGGCGAAGGAATTGTCCGTGCAATTGCAATGTCAATGACTTATAATTTATCAAAAGGTTTAGAAGTAAAAGACACAGGTTCACAAATTTCAGTTCCGGTTGGAAATCAAGTCTTATCACGAATGTTCAATGTTTTAGGAAATCCAATTGATAGTGGTCCGGCTCTTGATTCAGTTGAAAAAAAACCTATCCATTCAGCAGCCCCGACATATTTAGAACAAAAAGCTGTCAGTGAAATTTTAGTTACAGGAATTAAAGTCATTGATTTATTAATTCCATTTGTAAAAGGTGGAAAAATCGGTCTTTTTGGAGGAGCCGGAGTCGGAAAAACCGTTTTAGTTCAAGAACTTATTAATAATATAGCAACTAAACACGGTGGACTTTCAGTTTTTGCTGGAGTAGGTGAGCGTTCTCGTGAAGGGAATGACCTTTATTTTGAAATGAAAGCTAGCGGTGTTTTAGACAAAACTGCCTTAGTTTTTGGTCAAATGAACGAGCCTCCTGGTGCCCGAATGAGAGTTGCTCTTTCTGCCTTGACAATGGCCGAACATTTTCGTGACCAAGACAATCAGGACGTTCTACTTTTTATTGACAACATTTTTCGATTTACCCAAGCTGGTTCAGAAGTTTCAACACTTTTAGGTAGAATTCCATCGACAGTTGGCTATCAACCGACACTTTCAACTGAAATGGGTCAACTTCAAGAGCGAATTACATCGACAATCAGGGGTTCAATAACTTCGGTTCAGGCCGTTTATGTTCCTGCTGATGACATCACAGACCCCGCGCCTGCAACTACATTTTCGCACCTTGATGCCAAAACAGTTTTAGACCGTGGGATAGCTGCTCTTGGAATTTATCCTGCAGTTGATCCTTTAGCGTCATCTTCGAGAGCTTTAGATCCTAGCATTGTCGGAAAACAACATTATGAAGTAGCTAAAAAAGTAGTTCAAATTTTGCAAAGATTTAAGGAATTACAGGATATTATCGCAATTTTGGGTGTTGATGAGCTTAGTGAGTCAGATAAACAAGTTGTCGCAAGAGCCCGCCGAATTCGAAACTTTTTATCCCAGCCGTTTTTTGTGGCGCAAAAATTTTCAGGAATTGAAGGCCAGTTCATTAAAATTGAAGACACAGTTAATAATTTTAGCGAACTTTTATCTGGCAAATTTGATAATGTCCCTGAAGAAGCATTTTTATACGTTGGGACAATTAATCAAGCATTAGAAAAGGCAAAAAAGATGGGATGAAGTGAAAACAATTAA
- the recU gene encoding Holliday junction resolvase RecU, protein MNHKNRGMFLEKIINNTIEFYYQNDIAIFHKKNLDIGFKAVQKDLTLNDAFVLKKSTVDYYGIYKGIFVAFEAKSTNENVLNLKQIPEHQINYLHKIRKHFGCAFFIIFFKQLEKFYILSVDKIDFSKKSISAHFLEKEGIEIALTYPGIIDFIAYIDQMI, encoded by the coding sequence ATGAATCATAAAAACCGCGGAATGTTTCTTGAAAAAATTATTAACAACACAATTGAATTTTATTATCAAAACGACATTGCGATTTTTCACAAAAAAAATCTAGATATTGGTTTTAAAGCTGTTCAAAAAGATTTGACCTTAAATGATGCTTTTGTATTAAAAAAGTCAACCGTTGATTATTATGGAATTTATAAAGGAATTTTTGTCGCCTTTGAAGCCAAAAGTACCAACGAAAACGTCTTAAATTTAAAGCAAATTCCAGAACATCAAATAAATTATCTACATAAAATTAGAAAACATTTTGGTTGTGCATTTTTCATCATTTTTTTCAAACAACTTGAAAAATTTTACATTTTAAGTGTAGACAAAATCGATTTTTCAAAAAAGTCAATTTCTGCTCATTTTTTAGAAAAAGAAGGGATAGAAATCGCACTTACATACCCTGGAATCATTGATTTTATTGCATATATTGATCAAATGATTTAA
- the atpG gene encoding ATP synthase F1 subunit gamma — MPKLNRIRARFIQIQNIKKITGVMEMIANSKIPKIKRQFKSSQEYFENLDHIMQNILANLCKTPEELVASNSEKNLYIIFGSNLGFCGALNNQILKKITPELTKNDEIIIFGKKIYNYISLRYPKNIIKYFPGVEETNFSEPIIQVTNLINKAISEKKYKKIFICYNKFINIIQSKPNIINLFDFAKNKTKQEGYGIEFEPSAVEVLKKLIPFYIKSLLEKIFIESKLVETSARRTSMESATDNAQDILQKLELEINSSRQSMITQEIIEIISGKM, encoded by the coding sequence ATGCCTAAATTAAATAGAATTCGCGCAAGATTTATCCAAATTCAAAATATAAAAAAAATTACTGGCGTTATGGAAATGATAGCTAATTCAAAAATTCCCAAAATTAAACGTCAATTTAAGTCATCTCAAGAATATTTTGAAAATTTAGACCATATTATGCAAAATATTTTGGCAAATTTATGCAAAACACCTGAGGAGCTAGTAGCATCAAACTCTGAAAAAAATCTTTACATTATTTTTGGTTCAAATTTAGGTTTTTGTGGCGCGCTTAATAATCAAATTTTGAAAAAAATTACTCCTGAATTAACAAAAAATGATGAAATCATTATTTTTGGCAAGAAAATTTATAACTACATATCACTAAGGTATCCTAAAAATATTATCAAATATTTTCCCGGAGTTGAAGAGACGAATTTTTCTGAACCAATTATTCAAGTGACAAACTTAATAAATAAGGCAATTTCTGAAAAAAAATATAAAAAAATTTTCATTTGTTATAATAAATTTATAAATATAATTCAATCAAAGCCAAATATTATTAACTTATTTGATTTTGCAAAAAATAAAACAAAACAAGAGGGCTACGGAATTGAATTTGAACCCAGTGCAGTTGAAGTACTCAAAAAATTAATTCCTTTTTATATAAAATCACTTTTGGAAAAAATATTTATCGAATCTAAATTAGTTGAGACATCCGCTCGTCGAACTTCAATGGAAAGTGCAACAGATAATGCCCAAGATATTCTTCAAAAATTAGAACTTGAAATAAACTCAAGCCGCCAATCGATGATCACTCAAGAAATTATCGAAATTATCAGCGGAAAAATGTAG
- a CDS encoding ATP synthase F0 subunit B — protein sequence MQPSINQSLSELFKGIIPNVYVVAATLVSFLVLFLVLTYFVYRPLKKYIKQRKDFLQNHIDSTIQSNNEAKELAKQSQNHLEETKQYCIDLKHESQLEANKLIEDSKKQATEEAHRLISEGQKVLTEYEKEIVKKYQENIINVAADISKKFLINQEQNNKDLHEKMILDLENLLKSEKNIRE from the coding sequence ATGCAACCAAGTATTAATCAATCATTAAGCGAATTGTTTAAAGGGATAATCCCTAATGTTTATGTAGTTGCTGCAACACTTGTTAGTTTTTTAGTTTTATTTTTGGTTTTGACTTATTTTGTTTATCGCCCACTTAAAAAATATATCAAACAACGTAAAGATTTTCTCCAAAATCACATCGACTCAACAATTCAATCAAATAATGAAGCTAAAGAATTAGCAAAACAATCGCAAAATCATTTAGAAGAAACAAAGCAATATTGCATTGATTTAAAACATGAATCTCAACTTGAGGCAAATAAGCTTATCGAAGACTCTAAAAAACAAGCCACCGAAGAAGCTCATCGCCTTATTTCTGAAGGTCAAAAAGTTTTAACCGAATATGAAAAAGAAATTGTAAAAAAATATCAGGAAAATATTATTAATGTTGCCGCTGATATAAGTAAAAAATTCTTGATAAATCAAGAGCAAAACAACAAAGATTTACACGAAAAAATGATTTTAGACCTAGAAAATTTACTAAAATCTGAGAAAAATATTAGAGAATAA
- a CDS encoding ATP synthase subunit epsilon gives MKTINLKIFSQKGIILESQPVSVTAKTQLGYRVAQYGITPFCGIISPSVLYVLNEKEELKFRITDGVIYASKSEVLIFTQGELHPA, from the coding sequence GTGAAAACAATTAATCTTAAAATCTTTAGTCAAAAAGGAATCATTTTAGAATCCCAGCCAGTTTCAGTTACTGCAAAAACACAACTAGGATACCGTGTTGCCCAATACGGAATCACACCTTTTTGTGGAATAATTTCACCATCGGTTTTGTATGTTTTAAACGAAAAAGAAGAACTCAAATTTAGAATTACCGACGGTGTTATATATGCTTCTAAATCTGAGGTTTTAATTTTTACCCAGGGGGAGCTGCATCCCGCTTAA
- the tsf gene encoding translation elongation factor Ts: MLKIDKLAKIKELREITDAPFVDCKTALENSDYEINGAIKWLHENGKSKALKKADRIAAEGLVLATKCEKHALIFELNSETDFVAKNQNFVKLQGEIAKLLLENDFDNLETALTIKNQDSRTIAEMLIESTATMGEKITLRRVLKTKILEGQKVGLYTHSNGQIASVVVIDGGNCTVAKDISMHVSALKPEFNFESDLPQERLAEITQKVEDSLALDKNFEKKPEEIKQKIKRGKIEKELSEFVLEFQPLATDSAISVGKYLEQNSAKLVQAVRFEVGEGIEKQAVDFYTEVNSQIKEAK; encoded by the coding sequence ATGTTAAAAATAGATAAATTAGCAAAAATTAAAGAATTAAGAGAAATTACGGATGCTCCTTTTGTTGATTGCAAAACAGCTCTTGAAAACTCTGATTATGAAATAAATGGTGCTATTAAATGACTTCACGAAAATGGTAAGTCAAAAGCACTAAAAAAAGCTGACCGTATTGCCGCAGAAGGTTTAGTTTTAGCAACTAAATGTGAAAAACATGCTTTAATTTTCGAACTTAATTCAGAAACAGATTTTGTTGCTAAAAACCAAAACTTTGTAAAACTTCAAGGTGAAATTGCCAAATTACTTCTAGAAAATGACTTTGATAATTTAGAAACAGCTTTGACTATTAAAAATCAAGATTCCCGTACAATTGCAGAAATGTTAATCGAATCTACCGCAACTATGGGTGAAAAAATCACTTTGCGCCGGGTGCTAAAAACCAAAATTTTAGAAGGACAAAAAGTTGGACTTTATACACATTCTAACGGACAAATTGCTTCTGTTGTTGTTATAGATGGCGGAAATTGCACTGTTGCAAAAGATATTTCTATGCATGTTTCAGCTCTAAAACCAGAATTTAATTTTGAGTCCGATTTGCCTCAAGAAAGACTTGCAGAAATCACTCAAAAAGTTGAAGATTCACTTGCCTTAGATAAGAATTTTGAAAAGAAACCTGAAGAAATCAAGCAAAAAATTAAACGTGGTAAGATTGAAAAAGAATTGTCAGAATTCGTTCTTGAATTTCAACCTTTAGCAACGGATAGCGCCATTTCTGTTGGTAAATATTTAGAACAAAATTCTGCTAAATTAGTCCAAGCTGTTCGTTTTGAAGTTGGTGAAGGCATCGAAAAACAAGCTGTGGATTTTTATACAGAAGTTAATTCACAAATAAAAGAAGCTAAATAA
- a CDS encoding F0F1 ATP synthase subunit C — translation MESVINFSQKVVQNFQETATNTANSGLNATAFAYLGAGLAMIGVIGVGAGQGYAVGKACDAIARNPEAQKKVFRVLIIGTAIAETSSIYALLIAFILIFVQG, via the coding sequence ATGGAATCTGTTATAAATTTCTCGCAAAAAGTTGTTCAAAATTTTCAAGAAACTGCTACTAACACTGCTAATTCAGGACTAAATGCGACTGCATTTGCATATTTAGGCGCTGGACTTGCGATGATCGGAGTTATCGGTGTTGGTGCCGGTCAAGGTTATGCTGTTGGAAAAGCTTGTGATGCTATTGCAAGAAATCCTGAAGCACAAAAAAAAGTTTTTCGTGTGTTAATAATTGGAACAGCTATTGCAGAAACATCATCAATTTACGCGCTTTTAATTGCCTTTATCCTAATTTTCGTACAAGGTTAA
- the rpsB gene encoding 30S ribosomal protein S2, with amino-acid sequence MDKATTAKQNQNIEQKDSQMLNIGEISTENSAEIPIVSKQKLLEAGVYFGHKSSQWHPKMAQFLLKKKRNETHIIDVLKTQKMLEIAYKLVEKFAQKGAKFIFVGTKKQAKKAIEEQAIRTNSIYVSGRWLGGTLTNSRTILSRLKAMEELEQQTAENFEGYTKKEILSKQKQLAKLQKNLNGIKGLKDVPLFSLIMLVADPLKDIIAVKEARKKGIKIIGITDSNVDPSLVDFGIPANDDSTKSITLIFTILADAISSAKGGKKLFAYQPDEQIILPEDPEKEQKQQRFRRNSFDKFEKFDKSKNKPGDKKVQNPSQSSESKIA; translated from the coding sequence ATGGATAAGGCAACAACAGCTAAACAAAACCAAAATATCGAACAAAAAGATAGCCAAATGTTAAACATTGGTGAAATTTCTACTGAAAACTCAGCGGAAATTCCTATTGTTTCAAAGCAAAAACTATTAGAAGCGGGTGTTTATTTTGGTCATAAATCATCACAGTGACACCCTAAAATGGCACAATTTTTACTAAAAAAAAAGCGTAATGAAACTCACATTATTGACGTTTTAAAAACTCAAAAAATGTTAGAAATTGCTTATAAATTAGTTGAAAAATTTGCCCAAAAAGGTGCTAAATTTATTTTTGTAGGTACAAAAAAACAAGCAAAAAAAGCCATTGAAGAACAAGCAATCCGTACAAATTCAATATACGTTTCTGGTCGTTGATTAGGCGGAACTTTAACAAACAGTCGTACAATTTTGTCACGTCTTAAAGCAATGGAAGAACTTGAACAACAAACAGCAGAAAATTTTGAAGGTTATACAAAAAAAGAAATACTTTCAAAACAAAAACAATTAGCTAAATTACAAAAAAATCTTAACGGAATTAAAGGGTTAAAAGACGTTCCACTTTTTTCATTAATAATGTTAGTTGCCGATCCTTTAAAAGATATAATCGCAGTTAAGGAAGCCCGTAAAAAAGGAATTAAAATTATCGGAATAACAGATTCAAATGTTGATCCATCTTTGGTTGATTTTGGAATTCCAGCAAATGATGATTCAACTAAATCAATCACATTAATTTTTACTATTTTAGCTGATGCAATTTCATCAGCAAAAGGTGGCAAAAAACTTTTTGCATATCAGCCTGATGAGCAAATTATTTTGCCTGAAGATCCTGAAAAAGAGCAAAAACAACAAAGATTTCGCCGTAATTCATTCGATAAATTTGAAAAATTTGATAAATCAAAAAATAAACCAGGCGATAAAAAAGTACAAAATCCTAGCCAGTCTAGCGAATCTAAAATTGCATAA
- the atpA gene encoding F0F1 ATP synthase subunit alpha, which translates to MNKDINLTAIIKNEIKNFESKIQHDDIGKVIVVGDGVALVSGIEKVKFGELVQFENSVFGIALNLEQDLIGVVIMGNENSVFQGSTVKRTKSVISITVGDQLLGRVVNALGHPIDGKGEFDNNIKSEIFTNAPSIMDRKSVDRGLQTGILAIDSLVPIGKGQRELIIGDRQTGKTTIAIDTILNQKGKNVYCVYVAIGQKNSSVAQIVALLEKKGALDYTTVVVSGASELSPLQYLAPYSGTSIAEYWMHKGKDVLIIYDDLSKHAIAYRTLSLLLRRPPGREAFPGDIFYQHSYLLERSSQLSDETGGGSITALPIIETQAGDISAYIPTNVISITDGQIFVRDNLFNSGQKPAIDIGLSVSRVGSAAQSKLMKWASSSLKLELAQYNELKAFAQFGSDLGPSSQLILDRGNKIYELLKQENQQHFSQIQQIMLLILIREHLIDQLQLESMQSFKSVFLKYLDTDSEIKSILEKIDHNVNLKTDDLNLILNSVTKLIENFNSGRSF; encoded by the coding sequence ATGAATAAAGATATAAATTTAACCGCAATAATTAAAAATGAAATTAAAAATTTCGAATCCAAAATCCAACATGATGATATTGGAAAAGTTATTGTTGTTGGAGATGGAGTTGCGCTTGTTTCCGGGATTGAAAAAGTAAAATTTGGTGAACTTGTTCAATTTGAAAATAGTGTTTTTGGAATTGCGCTAAATCTTGAGCAAGATTTAATTGGTGTTGTTATTATGGGGAATGAAAACTCTGTTTTTCAGGGCTCAACTGTCAAAAGAACAAAGTCTGTCATTTCAATTACAGTTGGCGATCAACTTTTAGGCCGTGTTGTTAATGCTCTTGGTCATCCAATTGATGGAAAAGGTGAATTTGACAATAATATAAAATCTGAAATTTTTACAAATGCACCTTCAATAATGGACAGAAAAAGTGTTGATCGTGGACTTCAGACCGGAATTTTAGCAATTGACTCACTAGTTCCAATTGGAAAAGGACAACGTGAGCTAATAATTGGCGACCGTCAAACTGGAAAAACAACAATCGCTATTGACACAATTTTGAACCAAAAAGGCAAAAATGTCTATTGTGTTTATGTTGCAATTGGCCAAAAAAATTCAAGTGTAGCCCAAATTGTTGCCCTTCTTGAAAAAAAAGGTGCCCTTGACTATACAACAGTTGTGGTTTCAGGAGCTAGTGAATTATCACCTTTACAATATTTAGCCCCATATTCTGGAACTTCAATTGCCGAATATTGAATGCATAAAGGCAAAGATGTTTTGATAATTTATGATGATTTATCAAAACATGCTATTGCATATAGAACGCTCTCACTTTTATTAAGAAGACCACCTGGAAGAGAAGCTTTTCCTGGGGATATTTTTTACCAGCACTCATATCTTTTAGAGCGTTCATCACAATTATCTGATGAAACAGGTGGCGGATCCATCACCGCTTTGCCAATAATTGAAACTCAAGCCGGCGATATTTCAGCTTATATTCCTACAAATGTTATATCTATTACCGACGGTCAAATTTTTGTTCGTGATAATCTTTTTAATTCTGGGCAAAAACCGGCAATTGATATAGGTCTTTCAGTTTCGCGGGTAGGTTCAGCAGCTCAATCTAAATTGATGAAATGAGCTTCTTCATCATTAAAATTAGAACTGGCACAATATAATGAACTCAAAGCTTTTGCACAATTTGGATCTGATTTAGGACCAAGTTCGCAGTTAATTCTTGATCGCGGGAATAAAATTTATGAACTTTTAAAGCAAGAAAATCAGCAACATTTTTCCCAAATTCAGCAAATAATGCTGTTAATTTTAATTAGAGAACATCTAATTGATCAGTTGCAACTGGAATCTATGCAATCTTTTAAGTCAGTTTTTCTTAAATATTTAGATACAGATTCTGAAATTAAGTCAATTTTAGAAAAAATTGATCATAATGTTAATTTAAAAACTGACGATTTAAATTTAATTTTAAATTCAGTAACAAAATTGATTGAAAATTTTAATTCAGGTCGAAGTTTTTAA